Proteins from a single region of Argiope bruennichi chromosome 6, qqArgBrue1.1, whole genome shotgun sequence:
- the LOC129972246 gene encoding DNA-directed RNA polymerase III subunit RPC9-like, translating into MEVIKDNAALLSNTEVLALLENLKSDLKGPKYSVRLQEGQLSDKEKALQRLNTVVYETVKYLEEMPCATQTPESVRNFLTAVQPYSLTKAEKLQLLNMRPTSLVEIQLLIEESEERFNEDQMNEILSVVAEMLPPAPESDSKPSSEVDFEENG; encoded by the exons ATGGAGGT cataaaagATAATGCAGCTTTGCTTTCAAACACAGag GTGTTAGCTCTAttggaaaatttgaaaagtgaCCTCAAAGGGCCTAAATATTCTGTGAGACTACAGGAAGGACAGTTaagtgataaagaaaaagcattaCAACGTCTAAATACAGTTGTTTATGAA ACTGTAAAATACCTAGAAGAAATGCCCTGTGCAACTCAAACACCTGAGtctgtaagaaattttttaacagcTGTTCAACCTTATAGTTTAACTAA ggcAGAAAAACTGCAACTATTAAATATGCGTCCAACAAGTTTGGTGGAAATACAATTA CTTATAGAAGAAAGTGAAGAGCGTTTCAATGAAgatcaaatgaatgaaattctttcCGTTGTAGCTGAAATGTTACCCCCTGCTCCAGAATCTGATAGCAAACCTTCATCTGAAgtagattttgaagaaaatggataa